Genomic segment of Vicia villosa cultivar HV-30 ecotype Madison, WI unplaced genomic scaffold, Vvil1.0 ctg.000045F_1_1_1, whole genome shotgun sequence:
CGGAACttgagattttctcaattaattgagaaattaatttgagattttcccaattaattgaatGCATTTTAACCATTTTTAGTGGGTCAATAATAAAATTTAGAATGCTTTTTAACCATTTTTTTACAAAATCGATGCGAGTAAAGATTTATCACTCTTTTTCAAACACGCTAGAGATTATCAGATTTTTCACATAATCTTGAAAATTTTGGTAGCCTGCAAAGACTATGGTTTGAGGTTTCGTTAAGATATATTAAAATGTGTTTAGCAGGTTTACAATGAGATTTCTTCGGAAAAGCTTGAAATCGAGTGCACATACACATACTAAACGTTATATTTGGTCGACTTACAATTAAATAAAGTAAAGATTCTATAATACCTTTGCATTTTGTAATATCAATCTCCAATCATTATTCATCCTTATCAAATTTGAAGACTTGAAGCCATTCGGTAgagatatattttaaatatttcatgtcatacttttttttttgctttcgcaCCGGTTCCGACCTACTTAGTAGATCGACTAATCCGGCTCGTGCTACGGAGGCACGTGCACTGGCCAAGCGTTGTTTCTGCcaggaatcgaactcggtattccctGAATATCGTCCTTCGCAGAGACTCGTTTGCCACTCGAGCCCAAGCACTTGGTTCATGTCATACTTTTATAGCAACTTCAAGCattattttgtgtattttgtttGGCTAATGAATGAATGCacctttattaattttttatttatttttaagcccAAAAATTAATTGAGTTCTCCCTTCAGAGGTATCTTAAATTCACCCTGCATTATGCTAGAAATTCTCTACACAAAGACTCATTAGTAGAACTGAATATAATATGGTTCACataaatctaaactaaaaaaatattctttcttttttatcaacAATATAATATGTACATTTCACGATTAAATCTCTTCCTTAGTAAGATCCAAATGCTTAGGTTTTTACCCCGGTTGAAAAAGGAGTTTTACCTTAGTTTGATGGTAGAGATAATGAAGGATGTCATAGAAAGTGCGTCACTTTTCTCCTCAATTGAACTTCTACTCAATAGAGATTAAATTTATTTAGTCAAAGAGTAATCATTGACCCAAATGCTTTCTACTGTGTTTTTTGCAACTCAGATATAATCAACACACTATTTGTTTTCGACTTGTTTTTCCTTAGATATTTTGTATAATATTTAGTCAATGTGATTAAAAAGATCTAAGATTGGTTTGATTATGATATGGTATTAAGTTATATAGTATATCTGTAAGGCCCGTAATAACTttattctttttctaaaaaatgtTGAATGTTGAGCAAGGAGTGACTATTGTTAAATGCTAACCAGAGATGTGAATATATGGAAATTTGATGAACAACTCTTACTCTTAAAGGGCTTGAGATGAGGATTGCCTACTTTGCATATATAAGGTGTGTAAGGTTGGCTATTCTggtttttttataagcaacatgTATTAATAAGCACAAAAAGTGCAAAAAAATACAAGAAGAACAAAGGAatccaaaacaacaccaaaacTATCCAACAACAAAGAAAAAAAGCCCACCCAACCAACAAGTACTACAAACCAACATACACCCAAGGAGTGGAAAACCAAACCTCCTTAGCAAAACTCAATCAccctttatttataaaaaaacaaccAATCCCAACCAAGATTTTTAATAAAAGATAAAACTTCATCACACTTCCAAACTTTTGCATTGAACACCACTTAGTTTCTAAATAACCACAAGCTCCAATAAACAAGCAAccaaagaaaagaataaaaggaagTAAGAATGAAACCACGAAACATATCCTTAAGATTCAACAAAAAGTCAATCGTCAATAAAGCATCCACCACACCACCAACCTTAAAAGCCTCCCCTATCACCACTCCCAACCAACGAAACACTGCTTACTACACTGAACTAGAAAAAAGGCAAGAATAAAAATGCAAATGCCCACTATATTCTTCAAAATAAGCACACAACAAACACAAATTATTCAACAAAGGGTTAGACATACCTCTCAACCAAAAAGTTTGACTTTACTTGAGACAAGTGCTTTCCAAACCTCACCCAATTCAAGAAGACACCTATCACTCACAATCGAATTATGAGCTTTTAACTCATAAAGCCGCTTAAAACTAATTTTCACCGAAAAGCCATCCACATTCCTCCACCACGCCACTTTATCCAACTCTTCCATATTAGGTTAAATGTCATGTTAAATGGATAACAACTCCATCCATTCCTCCCTAAAATCCTCGGAAATATGAAAATCAACCACCCCCACATCCCAATGCCAAACACTGTCCAATCAAAACCCCACCTCACCCACCTTACTCCTACACGGCTCATAAACTTCATAGACGTTTGAAAAAAGCTCCTTCAAGGGCCTCGGGCCCAACCAACAatgatcccaaaaattaatttgcaCCCCATTCCCTAACTTACAAGAAAAGTTCTTGTGAAACTAAGCCTCCTCTCCTACCCAAAGATTGCATACTCCAACCACATCCCTCCACCAAAGCGAATATTTCAAAACATTATGGTGAACCTTTCCCCAGAGAAGATTGACAAAATAACTCCCATATCTAAACTTTAGAATATTAGACCATAAAGCTTCCTTTTTCGACATCAACCGCCACCCCCATTTATACATCAACGAAAGATTAAAATTCACCACACTTTTAACTCCCAAACCCCCCTCCTCTTTAGACAAACACACTTTATCCCAACTAACCTAACACATATTTCTCTTACCATCACCATTCCcccataaaaagtttctttgaataCTCATAATCTCCTCCAAAATGCATAAGGGCGCTTTGTGAAAGGAAAACCTAAAGATGAGAATGTTATTAAGAGTAGAATTCAAGAGCGTTGCCTTGCCACCCAAATAAAGGTTCTTCCCATTTCATGAAGAGATCCTACTCCTCAATTTGGAAATCACTAAATACCAAGTAGCTTTGCGTCTATGATTAGTTCCCACCGGAATACCGAGAAAAAGAAACAACACTTTTCTGATTTCAGGAGTCAAAACACCCGAAGCGGCATCAAGAAAGGCgtctttcaaattcaaaccaaatatACTACTCTTGCACAAATTAATACATAAACCAGATGCAAACTTAAAACCTCGAAGAATTTCGTTAATGCACCATAAATTCGACCACGAACCGTCACAAATAAGCACAGTATCATCTGCAAATTGTAACATTTCAAAGTGAATAAGATCTTTGAAATGAAAACCTCTAAAACTCCCACACTCACACGCATTCCTCATTAACCCTGCCAACCCCTCCGCCACTAGCAAGAATAAAAATGGAGATAACATATCACCTTGTCTAATCCCTCtggtaacaccccatattttctaaatttaatttaattggaaattaaattattatttagaattattcagtattttgtggaattatttggaaagaaatatgagataggctattgggccaagtg
This window contains:
- the LOC131622858 gene encoding uncharacterized protein LOC131622858, with protein sequence MRNACECGSFRGFHFKDLIHFEMLQFADDTVLICDGSWSNLWCINEILRGFKFASGLCINLCKSSIFGLNLKDAFLDAASGVLTPEIRKVLFLFLGIPVGTNHRRKATWFSFHKAPLCILEEIMSIQRNFLWGNGDELDKVAWWRNVDGFSVKISFKRLYELKAHNSIVSDRCLLELGEFSVVSSVSLVGSGDRGGF